The Oleiphilus messinensis DNA segment GGGCCAGATTCAGGCGAATGCGCCAGCCACCAGAAAAGGTGCTCACCGGCCTGGACAAGTCTGCCTGTTGAAAACCCAGACCATGCAACAGTTTTTCCGCACGGTTGCTTGCCTGATAACCGTCAATGGTATCCAGTTCTGCGTGGAGTTTGGCGATGGCATCCATGTTATGGCTTTCTTCAGCTTCCGCGAGCCGGGATTGAATTGCTCTCAGTTTCTGGTCACCATCAAGCACATAGTCCACTGCACTCCGGTGCGTTTCACTGACTTCCTGAGCCATATGGCTGATACGCCAGCTCGAAGGTAGATCAATACTCCCGGCATCGTTGGCGAGTTGGCCCAGTATCAGAGAAAATAGACTGGACTTGCCCGCACCATTGGCACCGACAATTGCAACTTTTTGTCCGGGAAACAGGGTCAAGTCTGCCTCTTCAAGCAGAAATACACCGCCCCGTTGTAAACTGAGTTTATCTATCTTTATCATGGTGGCGGATTTTATCAGCTTTATTCTGCTTGGGTATACTGTCCATAAAGCCGGAATTAAAAAATTATTGAACTTCCCATGCCATAGAGATTTAAATGCCATGCCAGACTACCCTTGGAAATACCACACGGATTCGGATCAAGAGGCGCTATTACTGGACAATCCGTTTTGGGCTTATGCACTCGATAGTTGGCGACTACCGGGTGTCGAAACTGCAGCACTTACGCTGCAGATGCGTTTCAATGGCCATATCAACACGCTTTTATTCTGCTTCTGGTCTGCAGCACAGGCACAATACTGTAGCAGGCAAGTATTCCTGGCCATGCCAACCTGGCGGCAATGGAATCAGGATTTTGTGCAGCCGATACGACAAATGCGTGGCCTAATCCATAAACGCTCGCAAGACTTTAGTGCATACCGAAGTGCGTTGTTGGATCTGGAATTACAAGCAGAACAAATTGAATGTGCACTGCTTTATCGCGCTTGGCTTCGATACCGTAAAGCGTCTCCAGACATTGACTATGAATCGATGCTCCAGCGTGGAATTATTGACTATACTCTGGGCTTGCTGGATGAAAAAGTTCACCTTAAGGATTGGTATACGGCAATTAATGAACTCTATCCGAGACTTTGTAGCTTACCGGCGCCAACTGTGTCACAGTGGATAGAAATGAGTAACGCGCATGTCGGTCATACCTCAGGTGATACCTAGTCATGCGTCGTATGCACCCTGATATCGAGTAGAAACATTTATGAAGTGGATATATCGCCTAATGACATTGAGTATTTTGGGGGGAGCACTGGCATTGCCGTTTTTCATGGACAACCGGCAAGGCGAACCCATGTTGAGTTTGCCCAAATTAAGCGATTTACCTAATGTCGGCTTGGATAGTGGTCGGGCAGCGTTGCCCGATGGTGCGCCTTCCGTGAAATCTGGAGAGGTCTTTTACAAATGGCGGGATCAAAATGGCAGGATGCACTTCAGCAATGAAAAACCAGTCGATGTGGCCAACTACGAGATTGTTGCGGTGGATACCTCTGCCAATACAATTCAATCCATACCGGTTGAAGAGCATTCTGATACCGAAGCAGAAAAGGCCCCGGCAGAGGATGTTGTATCGGTCTCCAATGCGATGAAAGTGATGGAAGACGCAAAAGCGGTGCAACAGTTGATGGATCAGCGCGCAGAGGCGATGAAAGCCATGAGTGAATCAGAATAAAATCGCCCTAACAAAAATTAATGATATTTCAGTGGGCTGCTACTCGACGGTGCACCGCGCAAACTGTTAACCTCACCACTTTCTGTCTGTTTTTGACGGACGTGAGTCTAACCTCGGGGGCAAACACTGGTATTCCCTCGAAGTCATCTAAAATATGAAGGAAATTATAATGAAAAAGCTGGTTCTAGCAGCAGCTCTGTCAACCATGGCGGTGTCAGGCTTCACTGTTTCTGCCGCGAATGCTGAAGAGATTAAACTGGACTCTGACGAGAAGAAAGTAAGCTATGGCTTTGGCGCGATGTTAGGTAAGCGGATGAAAAATGACATGCCTTCGTTGGATGTAGATGCATTCGTTAAAGGTATGACTGATGGTTACAGTGGCGGTAAAGTTCAGCTGAGTGACGCAGAAATTGGCCAGGTTATCCAGGAGTTTCAAATGAAGCAGCGCGAAGCGCAAATGGCGGAATTTGAGCATCTGGCGACCGAAAACAAAACCAAAGGTGACGCCTTTCTCGCAAAAAACAAAGGCAAAGACGGGGTGATCACAACCGAGAGTGGTTTACAGTACAAAGTACTGAAAGCGGGCTCAGGATCCCAGCCAGCGGCTGAAGATAAAGTCAAAGTACATTACGAAGGCAGTCTGATCGACGGGACGGTTTTCGACAGCTCCATCAAGCGTGGTGAGCCGGTAACGTTCCCGGTTGGTGGTGTTATCTCCGGTTGGACCGAAGCATTGCAGCTCATGAAAGAAGGGGCCAAGTGGCAGCTTTATATTCCGGCTGATCTGGCATACGGACCAGGTGGTAACCGGAATATCGGACCGAACGAAGTATTGTTGTTCGACGTTGAACTGCTCGAAGTTCAGAAAAATTAAAACAACTTGGTCTATTCGGGGATGAGCGCTCGCTGTGTCTCCGTATCAAACCCGACATACAGGTCTTTTGTGATAGACCTGTAGTCCCCTCTGTTTTTCATCCTGATCAGTGCAAGTATTATTTGTACAAGCCCATGATGCCATCGGATGAAAGTCCATAGTAGGTGTTGCCGCGACCGAATCCGACACTCATAATTGCTTTACTGGCAGATGCGCCCCAAAACTGCCTGGGCTTACTGTGCCAGGTTTTTAGCGTCTTTCCTGAATTGACGTCAATCAAATGCAGCTGACCCTGAAACGTTCCGAGCAGTAATTTGTCGCCCCGTTCTGAAAACCGTGCGGCAGTGAAATTAACATATCTGAAATCCAGTTTTCTTTTCACCTTGCCACTATTGAGATCCCAAATAATGGTGTCTTCCCTTTGAGCGGCGGAGAATCCATAGCGACCATCCGGTGAAATCGCAACTGATTTAATCTGGTTCTTGTGTTCAAACTGGTGTAGCAGCTGCCCGTTGGACAAATCCCATACCCGGGCAATCATGTCATCTGAACCTGTGATGGCGCGGTTGGCTTCGGCGCTGAAATCCAGGCTCCAAACCGGGGCGTCGTGGTCAAAAAGAAACAGACCTTGCCCGATTTTGAGATCGAAGTAGCTCACCGTATTATTCGGCAGGCTCATTAGTGCGTAGCGTCCGGTATCGGATACCGATAAGGCCAGCACTTTATCTGGCGCGCGCCAGAATGCCAATGATTCACCTGTGTCGGCGTTCCAGACACCGAGAGCGTCATGCTCCGTCGTGCAGGCAACTTTTCCGTCGCCGGAAAGCGCGACAGCTCGAAAGGTACTGTATTCGCCCGCCTTGTGGTTCCAATTGAACAGCCGTTCGCCTTTTTGGGTGTCCCAAAGACTACCGCCATGGTGAATCGAACCGATCACTGCTTTTTCTGATTCTCCGGACAGATCGGCGCTCAGAATACCCTGGGCGGCATATTTCCAGCTTTTGGCGGGTGGTGAACCTGAGTCACAGCCGGTTAGAAATGCACTGAAGAGTAATGCGGAACAGATGTACAGTGAGCGTTTTAGTAAATACATCAATGAAGTTGCGGTCCTGTATTGTGGCTACCAACTTGAGATAAGTGTGAGTATTCTAGTTCAGGTATTGCTGCAATTAAGTGTAGACAATTGGCGAGGGAGTGGACAGGTGAATGGCCGTTTTAGCCCGGTTATGAGTTTATCAGATTCAGATGATTGCTTGAGTGGCGTTGACTACGGTAAGGGTCTCAGCTTTAGCTGGAGAATTAGCAAGTCTTGATCCGGTGGATGCCGGATCAACCAAAACCGCAAACATGTCTGAGCGGTAGTGCAACCGGTTAATAGTGCAACCGGTTAAGCCACCTGGTCGGCGTGAGCGTTGTGAAGTGTCTCAATCAGAACATCTTCCAGCTCAAAGCGTTCTTCAAGCACCTCACCTAACGTTGACAAGTCTTCATGTAGCACAACGACGCCTTTTTCGGACTTCTCGGTGACATCGAATCGGTCGTTAAACTTGAGTGCTTCGCTGGTGGTTTTCTGGATCTTGGGAATAATTTTCTCAGCCAGTTCTACGCCACCATCATTGAATTCTTTTGCCTCGAGAACAAGTTGGTCATAAACCTCGAAGTGGCCTGCAGAGACGTAATCTACCAGAATTTCACATAGCCGTTCCATTTTACGGACAATGCGATCGATGTCGTTCAGGTCTTCCAACTGGGAAATTTCACAAAACTGAACAATCAGGTTTTGCCGTTCCTTAAGCCATCTGTCGATAATGTCGTTAACACCACCCCAGCGTTCTTTTGCGCTCTCGCAATTCTCGAGCATAGTCTCCCCTCCGGTTATTGTCGTTGACTGCGTCTGTTGTTGAGAGCAGTCCGGCGTACGCCAGTTCTCGATTATTGTATTTTATTATGTCGGTGATTGATATTGTGCTCGGCTAATCAATCAGTGTTGGGCAGGATTTAATCATACGCCCATCAGGCTGCTTTCGTCCAGGCCACTCCGGCTTGTCCCGGAGGCTATCTGGCAGAAAGCTGGGTGCAAAATTAACGAAAAAGGGCGGACAGGGCAAGTCTTATTTGCCCTGTTTCTGGTTTTGATAACAATATGTTACAAACGGAAGCTGAGTAGCGCCCTGAGGCTTAATTTATTTGATCTGCAGAATCAATTATTTTGCTCCGCTGAGTTTAACGGCTTTCTGAAAAGATGAGTGATGAATACCAGAGCCATGAAAGAGAACCAGATCAGCGTCCAGGAGGGAATACTCAGTTGCAATACCGGATCCTGCCAGACGACTTCTGCGCAATCTCCTGTACCCATCAACATGTTGGTTAACACCTCTTGCATGGGAAAGACATCCAACATGTAGTAAATGCCAGGGCCGCATGCGGGAACCAAATCCTCCGGCAAATGCTGCAGCCAAACCTGGCGAGCGGCCAGCCCGATACCCGCCAGGGCAACCAGAAATAGCGTTACTCCATAGACCTTCAAACCCCATTGTTTAGGGTTTTGCAGCGCGGCCAATCCGGCGATCAGGCCGATTGCAACCACCACAACACGTTGTGCCATGCAGAGTGGACAAGGTTCCAATTCTTTAACGTATTCGAAATAAAAGGCCACCAGCATCAGTGCGATACAGGTCAGAAAAACAGAGAAATTAATTAATCGAGCGCTGGGCATTTTAATGTTGTCCATATAGCGGCTGTGCAACCCGGTTGGTAGCGTAAGCGTGAACGGAAGTTTGACGATATACCTTGGTTTTTAACAAAAAGACTAATGAGATGAAAGCGTATATCAGGGAAGATACACATTAAATTTTGCTCATGAATTGAAATCTGCACCTGATTGAATTTCTCCACTTTTTTCGCAGATTTCAGCTATGCTATTCATATTCAAATGATTTCGGAGTGACTGAACAGGACTTCTATGAATAAATGGTTGCAAATCGTACCCCTCGCTATATTCCTGTCACTTACTTCTGCGGCGCGAGTGGCCGTTGCAGAGGGCGATGAAACGGCGTTCCAGACGCAATACATCGAAATGAAGCCGTCGTTCGTGAC contains these protein-coding regions:
- a CDS encoding TIGR02444 family protein, coding for MPDYPWKYHTDSDQEALLLDNPFWAYALDSWRLPGVETAALTLQMRFNGHINTLLFCFWSAAQAQYCSRQVFLAMPTWRQWNQDFVQPIRQMRGLIHKRSQDFSAYRSALLDLELQAEQIECALLYRAWLRYRKASPDIDYESMLQRGIIDYTLGLLDEKVHLKDWYTAINELYPRLCSLPAPTVSQWIEMSNAHVGHTSGDT
- a CDS encoding DUF4124 domain-containing protein produces the protein MTLSILGGALALPFFMDNRQGEPMLSLPKLSDLPNVGLDSGRAALPDGAPSVKSGEVFYKWRDQNGRMHFSNEKPVDVANYEIVAVDTSANTIQSIPVEEHSDTEAEKAPAEDVVSVSNAMKVMEDAKAVQQLMDQRAEAMKAMSESE
- a CDS encoding FKBP-type peptidyl-prolyl cis-trans isomerase, producing the protein MKKLVLAAALSTMAVSGFTVSAANAEEIKLDSDEKKVSYGFGAMLGKRMKNDMPSLDVDAFVKGMTDGYSGGKVQLSDAEIGQVIQEFQMKQREAQMAEFEHLATENKTKGDAFLAKNKGKDGVITTESGLQYKVLKAGSGSQPAAEDKVKVHYEGSLIDGTVFDSSIKRGEPVTFPVGGVISGWTEALQLMKEGAKWQLYIPADLAYGPGGNRNIGPNEVLLFDVELLEVQKN
- a CDS encoding WD40 repeat domain-containing protein, with translation MYLLKRSLYICSALLFSAFLTGCDSGSPPAKSWKYAAQGILSADLSGESEKAVIGSIHHGGSLWDTQKGERLFNWNHKAGEYSTFRAVALSGDGKVACTTEHDALGVWNADTGESLAFWRAPDKVLALSVSDTGRYALMSLPNNTVSYFDLKIGQGLFLFDHDAPVWSLDFSAEANRAITGSDDMIARVWDLSNGQLLHQFEHKNQIKSVAISPDGRYGFSAAQREDTIIWDLNSGKVKRKLDFRYVNFTAARFSERGDKLLLGTFQGQLHLIDVNSGKTLKTWHSKPRQFWGASASKAIMSVGFGRGNTYYGLSSDGIMGLYK
- the rsd gene encoding sigma D regulator, which encodes MLENCESAKERWGGVNDIIDRWLKERQNLIVQFCEISQLEDLNDIDRIVRKMERLCEILVDYVSAGHFEVYDQLVLEAKEFNDGGVELAEKIIPKIQKTTSEALKFNDRFDVTEKSEKGVVVLHEDLSTLGEVLEERFELEDVLIETLHNAHADQVA
- a CDS encoding disulfide bond formation protein B; its protein translation is MPSARLINFSVFLTCIALMLVAFYFEYVKELEPCPLCMAQRVVVVAIGLIAGLAALQNPKQWGLKVYGVTLFLVALAGIGLAARQVWLQHLPEDLVPACGPGIYYMLDVFPMQEVLTNMLMGTGDCAEVVWQDPVLQLSIPSWTLIWFSFMALVFITHLFRKPLNSAEQNN